Within Haematobia irritans isolate KBUSLIRL chromosome 2, ASM5000362v1, whole genome shotgun sequence, the genomic segment AAGTTTTGCCATCTTTTTGgtggttgttttgtttttcttaccgATAATAAGAAAATGCAAAAGATTTCAACACGCAAGTCAAGGCGATTTCGGTGGGAATTTTTCTCCCCTCTTGCATTTATCTTATTCGAATCATGCAAAGTTCAAGTATCCTACCTAATAATAGTTATTTTCTTATCCGATCTTCTAAGAAAAAGTTGAATCTACTTAAGGCATTAAATGTCTTAGTAATTATCAGTAAAAAAGGGGAAGTTTTGATCAATCACAAATTCACCACGGACCAGGGAGTTTTATTACCAAGATTTTCCCACCATTTTTGGAGAATACAAAAACGAagtgattttttaaaaaatatgatttttttatttcttaattatatatactgtATTTGTGGGTTCTTTATAGGGTGAAATTTCGTTTTTGTTCACATCATTTGCTTATCTTCAAAATATGTGtatatgaatttatttatatgtaaagtttaaaataaattaaaattactatTTATGTCTTTTctctgtttttgttgttgttgtgtgtgtttttttgtctaaaaattttctgatctTAATGTAAAAGTATTCTtataaaatacatttaaaacTCTATGTGTCACACATAAAGTTGGTACATTTTAGCATTATTcatacaaaatattgattttatcatcattattataaatatgtaaatgtgtttgtatatatatatatataagttttGGATGCATTTGTGtgttttatgtatatatatgaaatgcttatttttttttctttgcgaatacataaatatgaaaaagaaaCTATGTATATGGTAAAATGAAATGCCATGACAATCTATgtacaataattaaaattaggactAAATTATAAAACTATGCAGATAAATCTTTAAATAAtactaattttcataaattgtaaacttaatttttataaatgattACAAATAGcaatgacaagattttctgggAGAGGGATTTTCGAGTGGATATCTCGTGAAGGTTTAAACgtttaaaactattttttaaataataaatattcaaGTAATGCTAACCTCTACAAGGGTTACAAAAAGATTCCAAAATGCCAACTAAAAATACTGGCCAGCACTCAGGACAAACCGCCGGCATGAGTATTCCATTGCACTTCTGACATTGAGGGTAGAGTCTGTTGTTGCTGGCCATGTTGTTGCATGTGATTGGCATTATTTAGACCAGCATCACCTGGCGAATGGGCTGAGCTAAcactattgttgttgttattattactcATTGTTGttatgttgttgttattgattcgCGAACGCATCACATCATCCGCTTGTGTACAGTGCGGTCTTGGTCCTGGCTCGGGCGTGTAGGTGAACGTAAGACCTGTTGCATAAATTATACCATCATTGCGTACTAACGATATAGGCACTTGAGTAGGCTGTCGgacctgcaaaagaagatttatgTAAAAGTTAGGATATTGGTAAGAATGTGTGCCAGTTTACAATCCATTTGTAAAAGAGAGGAGATGAAATTAAATCAAGATTAAAATAAATCGATGTAATGTGGACTCTGGTGCtcttttgtaccattttattgttttttgataTAGTGCCCATATACAACGATCTTCCGAGCTTATGTTTCAAACATCTAAATTTAATGCATTTGCGATATGCAGTTCACGTAAAGACCGATTTTCGGATTCAATTCCTCAAACAATGAAAGAGTTATTTATAACCCCATATATTTAGAACCACTTAGGCTGTTATTCAAGCGCGTTAACTGGCACTTATCcgatttgaacatttttgtttatttcgtcAGTTGGGAGTTGTGCTCTGTGTTTTAGCCGACGCAGAGTGTGTGTTTTGCGGACATAACCGTTTGAGGTTTGAATGTCTCGGATAAATGACAAATGAGGACGGTGACACAGGAGACCAATGTGTCTGTAGGGCCACTTTTCTACCGACGGGGAATAATTGTGCGAACGCCAGTTATACTGCGTCATTTGAGATGAGGCCTAAGAATTGTCTCTAGCACTGTTCAATCTCTGCATTTCCAACTCCGTCTGAGGGCACTGAAATTGTATCCTATGCGGACGACTACGCTTCTTAATTAGTTCTTACTTAAGGGTCAGATTGCCCCTTTCTTCCGATCcagcttcttgagcttctataaagcGCAGTTTTATTACAATACATTTATAATATCCCGAATCATTCAGATCTGTAAACTGGAATGTCacactttttttatattaatttttgcattattaCTCAAGCCCGTCATTCTTTTGAGAATTGaaaatatgtaataaaaaacaaacacggACCGGCGGAACTTTGAGACATTTATTATTTGTTCATTTCAATTAACTATCGAacgttgttatttattatattccaTTTTTTGAAGATAAATGTGatgtatttacaaaaaattatatataaagaaattgtGTAAAAGAAATATTCCaataatcaatacaaaaatatcatatttaatttaatatttaatttaaaaaaagtatgatttttttaggatcatatttcaaatttaaattctataaataaatagaaatatagTGATCTAACTTACCCATAACCATTCACCGCGGAATTGCGATATTTCTGGTACAACACAAAGCAATGTTTCCGTGCAACGGTACATAGTCTCGGCTTCAACATCGCCAAACCATACTTGTAAGTGAGGAGTAAAATTATCACCACTCAATTCAAGCATAGCAACATCCCCGCCACCATTGAGATTCAGGGAATTGACGATAGGAACAGGCGTTACGGGTGAactgaaaattaaataataagatATTAATAGACATTAGCAATTGTGTAAgaacaaattatattttaattaatttaaatttaatttctgattaaatacttattttttgttaattaattaatataaataactCTTTTTGCAACCAAACTCAAACGGTCATAGACGGTTAGAGACGTACacagcatagaaaaatatttcaaatcaaatttaaaaaaaaaaaaaataataaataaaactgtaataCTTACGATACGGGACCCATTCCTTCGTAAAATTGATATTCGGCCTTGTCCGTCGATATAATTGTCCAACAGGCACCATCGTTAATCATCTCTTTATTTGGCTCTTTGGGACAAGgtgttgcctgaaattgtatgaTTTTCTCTTGTGACAAACACAAGTACATACGATCCgtatccttcatatagaaagcaCACTTGTGTAGTTGTGATACCGGATCATCGGCTTCTAATAAGGCCATTTGTTTATCCACTTTCCGTATAATCAGACGAGGCAATGCCATCCCCGTTACCGAACAGACTAATTTCACTGTGGCACCATAATGTATATAACCATCGCGAACTTGAAATTCTTCCGATTCCGATTCATTATCATCCAAAAGGTGGATGGTAAAAGCACCCCACTGTGTGGATGAGGCATGAAAATGGCCATTCTCGACATGAAGGTAACGAGTAGAAACTGTTTGGGACCTCAGTCGATTAAAGAGGGCTACATTGGTACCGCTGGCTATACATAGATCCGCGTTTTTCAGAGATTGCTTCTTTTTGGAAGGTTTTGAAATGACTTTGATGCGCTTGGAATTGAAGACACCAATATCATGACCATTGCCGTAAAACATCTTCACTGacagcataaaatgtttgcgttTGTCTGAATCCGAGATGAATAACGTTTTGGCTGCACAATATTGTTTACCATTCAAATCTAGCTGCTGCATATCCTGGTCTGCACTGCCTATGCCAATGAAAGCACACAATTGGGCTCCCTGTTCTCCTTCGCCCTTTTGTAACATTTCCTCATAACGTCTTCGCCACCCacttccaaataaataaatacacggGGGAGGACAGAAGAAGCGTTTTTCGTTGCCATATGATTTTTGAGCAACctgcaaatgaaaaaaattgagaattcaAAAGGAAGGGTATTAAAACTTCATTAATGCAAAATCGCCTActtaaccacaaa encodes:
- the Su(H) gene encoding recombining binding protein suppressor of hairless yields the protein MQCFKSYQDFPLFENSNIQNCGSLYQPHTTPQHSPIVERPPQEEHNSHNNNCDNFTPVISTTTTSVNSSNNNNSSSSPLPSSPYNSQLVQMPHFGLAGGPGMNAYAQTPPSPPLHHGGGGGGGGGGGNGGLMPPSPPHPHQQQQQQQQHHPHLAMIPRGMGGGGGGGSIMSTGLNTSVSSISSATSFRSHIEEKKLTREAMERYMRERNDMVIVILHAKVAQKSYGNEKRFFCPPPCIYLFGSGWRRRYEEMLQKGEGEQGAQLCAFIGIGSADQDMQQLDLNGKQYCAAKTLFISDSDKRKHFMLSVKMFYGNGHDIGVFNSKRIKVISKPSKKKQSLKNADLCIASGTNVALFNRLRSQTVSTRYLHVENGHFHASSTQWGAFTIHLLDDNESESEEFQVRDGYIHYGATVKLVCSVTGMALPRLIIRKVDKQMALLEADDPVSQLHKCAFYMKDTDRMYLCLSQEKIIQFQATPCPKEPNKEMINDGACWTIISTDKAEYQFYEGMGPVSSPVTPVPIVNSLNLNGGGDVAMLELSGDNFTPHLQVWFGDVEAETMYRCTETLLCVVPEISQFRGEWLWVRQPTQVPISLVRNDGIIYATGLTFTYTPEPGPRPHCTQADDVMRSRINNNNITTMSNNNNNNSVSSAHSPGDAGLNNANHMQQHGQQQQTLPSMSEVQWNTHAGGLS